From Humisphaera borealis, the proteins below share one genomic window:
- a CDS encoding cytochrome b/b6 domain-containing protein has product MAIKEVLMVRILIWDLPTRLFHWMLAIGVLAAFGIAQFAGEDSPLFPYHSLVGVILGVIVLLRIAWGLAGTRYAKFCSFLFSPLSVIAYMKGVATGGGVRHLGHNPGSSYAIFLMLALVLLIATTGLLMGGGNEAFEDIHSIAAYGLIAVVVVHVAGVLIHTIRFRENITASMFIGTKQGEASESIQSAAPISAAIFMVVVSVLAAGLFRNYDVAARRTTVPMTGIVIHLGEVEGENGPTQHKPGNDD; this is encoded by the coding sequence TTGGCCATCAAGGAAGTTCTAATGGTCCGAATTCTCATCTGGGACCTGCCCACTCGACTTTTCCACTGGATGCTGGCGATCGGCGTTCTCGCCGCCTTCGGGATTGCTCAGTTCGCGGGTGAAGACAGCCCGTTGTTTCCTTACCACTCGCTTGTCGGCGTGATTCTGGGGGTGATCGTTCTATTGCGCATTGCCTGGGGACTGGCGGGCACACGATATGCAAAGTTCTGTTCCTTTCTGTTCAGTCCGCTGAGCGTGATCGCATACATGAAGGGCGTTGCGACGGGCGGCGGAGTCAGACATCTGGGTCATAACCCAGGCTCGAGCTATGCCATCTTTCTTATGCTCGCTCTGGTGCTGCTGATCGCGACAACCGGCCTGCTGATGGGAGGAGGAAATGAAGCGTTCGAGGACATCCACTCGATTGCGGCCTATGGCCTTATTGCCGTCGTGGTCGTTCATGTCGCCGGTGTTTTGATTCACACCATTCGATTCCGCGAGAACATCACGGCAAGCATGTTCATCGGGACAAAGCAGGGAGAAGCGAGCGAATCGATTCAATCGGCCGCACCGATCAGCGCGGCAATCTTCATGGTGGTGGTTTCAGTGCTCGCCGCAGGACTCTTTCGCAACTACGACGTGGCGGCACGACGGACGACGGTTCCGATGACTGGAATCGTGATTCACCTGGGAGAGGTCGAGGGGGAGAACGGACCAACGCAGCACAAGCCGGGAAACGACGACTAG
- the nuoH gene encoding NADH-quinone oxidoreductase subunit NuoH, with product MPFPLIESWLGSVAAAPTNDLAFSMRDWVFERIGLPLNPWTDVAFGLFLIATVFIGIISLTALLGIWGERKVAGRIQSRHGPNRVGPVGLLQSIADGVKLLTKEDLAPKAADHLLFRLAPYLAFVPVFVSFLALPFGPEMTFEPRLAVGVFWILAILSVEVLGVILAGWASNNKWAVYGAMREACQMVSYEIPLGLAIITAVLTAGSMNLVHLGHLQSGGLHTWIIFKSPFVFAAFFVYFVAALASNKRAPFDLPESESELVAGYHTEYSGLRFSFFFFAEYAGMFVVSAIQVALFLGGWNDPFGLLGYYHHHFLHDPAGANGFGLVAVNLIGVGVFMGKCAILIYIQMWIRWTLPRPRIDQVLYVCVKVLLPLSCVLLLGAAIWALLIPGQAGVPWRDYMPFTMEAWKTAYGALATQSVLAAAGVVLVATVLAWIAHAFVTGRNLKQRLTEPAPIDPAPAKVQKPSGPTAETKAVLT from the coding sequence ATGCCTTTTCCTCTCATCGAATCCTGGCTCGGAAGCGTCGCCGCAGCCCCCACAAATGACCTTGCTTTTTCCATGCGCGATTGGGTGTTCGAGCGGATCGGCTTGCCGCTGAATCCGTGGACCGATGTCGCATTCGGCCTCTTCCTGATCGCAACCGTGTTCATCGGCATCATCTCGTTGACCGCGTTGCTTGGCATTTGGGGCGAGCGGAAGGTCGCCGGGCGCATTCAGAGCCGCCACGGACCCAATCGCGTGGGGCCGGTCGGCCTGCTCCAATCCATCGCCGACGGCGTAAAGCTGCTGACCAAGGAAGACCTCGCCCCCAAGGCGGCGGATCACCTGCTGTTTCGGTTGGCCCCATACCTGGCATTCGTACCGGTGTTCGTTTCATTCCTGGCACTGCCTTTCGGGCCGGAGATGACCTTTGAGCCTCGGCTGGCGGTCGGCGTGTTCTGGATCCTCGCGATCCTGTCGGTTGAGGTTCTGGGTGTGATCCTTGCCGGCTGGGCCAGCAACAACAAATGGGCCGTGTACGGGGCCATGCGTGAAGCCTGCCAGATGGTGAGCTACGAAATCCCGCTGGGCCTCGCGATCATCACCGCCGTACTGACGGCCGGCTCAATGAATCTGGTTCATCTTGGGCACCTCCAGTCGGGCGGACTGCACACCTGGATCATTTTTAAGAGCCCGTTCGTGTTCGCGGCTTTCTTCGTTTACTTCGTCGCCGCATTGGCGAGTAACAAGCGTGCCCCGTTCGACCTGCCCGAGAGTGAGAGCGAACTGGTTGCCGGTTATCACACCGAGTACTCGGGCCTGCGGTTCAGTTTCTTCTTCTTCGCCGAGTACGCCGGCATGTTTGTCGTCTCGGCGATTCAGGTGGCGTTGTTCCTGGGCGGCTGGAACGATCCGTTCGGGCTGCTCGGCTACTACCACCATCATTTTCTCCACGATCCTGCCGGCGCTAACGGCTTCGGCCTGGTCGCGGTCAATCTGATTGGCGTCGGCGTGTTCATGGGTAAGTGTGCGATCCTGATCTACATACAGATGTGGATCCGCTGGACCCTGCCGCGGCCTCGGATTGACCAGGTGCTGTATGTCTGCGTGAAGGTATTGCTGCCGCTGTCCTGCGTCCTGCTCCTGGGGGCGGCAATTTGGGCCCTGTTGATTCCCGGCCAGGCCGGCGTCCCGTGGCGCGACTACATGCCGTTTACAATGGAGGCCTGGAAGACAGCGTATGGCGCGCTGGCCACCCAGAGCGTGCTGGCGGCGGCGGGCGTTGTGCTCGTGGCCACGGTCTTGGCGTGGATCGCACACGCTTTCGTCACCGGTCGGAATCTCAAGCAGCGTTTGACCGAACCGGCCCCAATTGACCCCGCACCTGCGAAAGTGCAAAAGCCCTCCGGACCGACCGCAGAGACCAAGGCGGTGCTGACATGA
- a CDS encoding NADH-quinone oxidoreductase subunit J family protein, whose product MTLAASPLSEVLLFYMLAVIAGGSAIAVVVSRNIVRMAVALMFTLVGVAGIFFLLNAEFLAAVQLVVYVGGTLILIVFGVMLTSSSPFAQFSATRAEIAAAITLAVVLLATVILAIPYGGPPGGIAPRAIDGQAPYPMTSLGVSLIGEYLLPFELVSVLLLAVMIGAAYLAKARK is encoded by the coding sequence ATGACACTTGCCGCTTCACCGCTCAGCGAGGTGCTACTGTTCTATATGCTGGCTGTCATTGCCGGCGGCTCGGCGATCGCGGTCGTCGTCAGTCGGAACATCGTGCGGATGGCTGTCGCGCTGATGTTCACTCTCGTCGGCGTTGCCGGGATCTTCTTCCTGTTGAATGCCGAGTTCCTTGCCGCCGTGCAGTTGGTCGTCTACGTCGGTGGGACACTCATCCTGATCGTTTTCGGTGTCATGCTCACCAGCAGTTCGCCGTTTGCCCAGTTCTCGGCCACCCGGGCCGAGATCGCCGCCGCCATCACCCTGGCGGTTGTATTGCTCGCGACGGTCATTCTCGCGATACCTTACGGCGGTCCGCCGGGCGGGATCGCACCGCGAGCCATCGACGGTCAAGCCCCCTACCCGATGACGTCGCTCGGGGTCAGTTTGATTGGCGAGTACCTGTTGCCGTTCGAATTGGTCAGCGTGCTCTTGCTGGCGGTCATGATCGGGGCGGCCTACCTGGCAAAGGCCAGGAAGTAG
- a CDS encoding DUF4159 domain-containing protein has translation MRISVIHLSVRATLMILAATWFVMPDFARAASPQQVNAAVSKAVAWLYAQQKPAGHWEDNPRRDPEATHGAAATMDGPTHGGWTAIATFALLEAGEKPTDPRLAKAIAFLRTADLRSVYSIGLRCMVFAKLPPTPENLGVLRADADRILASAIPEGRGKGLWDYGVAPIGGKRSETGTFDHSVSQFGVLGLWACSKAGIEIPPARWRELEQIWRSNQNVGGGWSYNGIALPDNGSSTPGITAAGIATLLIIQDSVGAAPLTSGVATGAGVAATTDLAIVRGLGWLDKNFDRLPREGAYALYAAERIGTAGGYRFLGRHDWYQIGSDRLLAKQLKNGSWDTSNAEVASTDVSETALAVLFLVHGRAPVLISKLNYSAAPNGVSQDAGWNQRPRDVANLVRYTANSAEQPYNWQIVGFNSSVDEMLDVPVTYVSGSKPIVLLEREREKLKLYLEGGGMLMASSEAMPIAGAAGSDAFSRSIVELGRRMFGYTFRELPLDHPIFTDQQFRPKQWLEKPVVWGMSNGVRELIVLLPLGDHGRSWNFNSLKNDSVKFEVGADILQYAVSRERPPPKGQTHVIKPRYLLEIATSQPSTNPATLPGVIPPEISGTAAPTSPEGQEYLRVPSDARRMTVGRLKIGDNWDPEPGAWRRLSTLLANDFRLFVEVKAVEPSPAQLAGVKLLHWTGTSRVTLTDAQRKAIDGFIKGGGTLVVDAAGGSTDFADSASAELKAIFGTTGALLAGDDPVYRLREARIDKFEYRRFLSSRVTGKLNSPRMMGIDRAGRTIVFFSREDITGGCVGQNTDGIAGYSPATATAIMRNVSLLAAKR, from the coding sequence ATGAGGATCTCCGTCATCCATTTATCTGTCCGCGCGACGTTGATGATTCTGGCAGCGACATGGTTCGTCATGCCGGATTTCGCACGGGCCGCTTCCCCGCAGCAGGTCAACGCCGCCGTAAGCAAGGCCGTCGCGTGGCTATATGCACAGCAGAAGCCAGCCGGGCATTGGGAGGACAATCCCCGCCGTGATCCCGAGGCGACCCATGGTGCCGCGGCGACGATGGACGGCCCCACGCACGGCGGATGGACGGCAATCGCCACTTTTGCGTTGCTCGAGGCCGGCGAGAAACCGACCGATCCGCGGTTGGCCAAAGCGATAGCCTTCCTGCGTACCGCCGACCTTCGAAGCGTCTATTCGATCGGCCTGCGGTGCATGGTGTTCGCCAAGCTTCCGCCGACGCCCGAGAATCTCGGCGTGCTTCGCGCCGACGCCGACCGCATCCTCGCCTCGGCCATTCCCGAAGGCCGCGGAAAGGGCCTCTGGGATTACGGCGTCGCGCCGATCGGAGGGAAGCGCTCCGAGACAGGCACATTCGATCACAGTGTCAGTCAGTTTGGCGTGCTGGGGCTCTGGGCATGCTCCAAGGCCGGTATCGAGATTCCCCCGGCCCGCTGGCGCGAACTCGAGCAGATCTGGCGGTCGAACCAGAACGTCGGGGGCGGCTGGTCCTACAACGGAATCGCGCTACCTGACAACGGCAGTTCTACACCCGGCATCACCGCGGCCGGCATCGCAACGCTGCTGATCATCCAGGACAGCGTCGGCGCGGCACCGCTGACCAGCGGTGTGGCGACCGGAGCGGGTGTCGCGGCGACGACCGACCTGGCGATCGTGCGCGGCTTGGGCTGGCTCGACAAGAACTTCGATCGCCTCCCCCGCGAAGGCGCTTACGCCCTCTACGCGGCCGAGCGGATCGGCACCGCCGGCGGCTACCGCTTCCTCGGTCGGCACGACTGGTACCAGATCGGGTCGGACCGTCTCCTGGCCAAGCAACTCAAGAATGGAAGCTGGGACACCAGCAACGCCGAGGTCGCCAGTACCGACGTGTCCGAAACAGCGCTGGCGGTGCTGTTCCTGGTACACGGTCGGGCACCCGTGCTGATCAGCAAACTGAACTACAGCGCCGCGCCCAACGGCGTCAGCCAGGATGCCGGTTGGAACCAGCGCCCGCGGGATGTTGCCAACCTTGTCCGCTACACGGCAAACTCGGCCGAGCAGCCCTACAACTGGCAGATCGTCGGCTTTAACTCCTCTGTCGATGAAATGCTCGATGTGCCTGTCACGTACGTGTCGGGTTCCAAGCCTATAGTCCTGCTCGAACGCGAGCGGGAGAAGCTGAAGCTGTATCTCGAAGGCGGCGGCATGCTGATGGCCAGCAGCGAGGCCATGCCGATCGCAGGCGCGGCCGGCAGCGACGCGTTCAGCAGGTCGATCGTCGAACTCGGCCGTCGGATGTTCGGATACACCTTTCGCGAATTGCCGCTGGACCATCCGATTTTCACCGACCAGCAATTCCGTCCGAAACAGTGGCTTGAAAAGCCGGTGGTCTGGGGCATGAGCAACGGCGTTCGCGAGCTGATCGTACTGCTACCGCTCGGCGATCATGGCCGTTCCTGGAACTTTAACAGCCTCAAGAACGATTCGGTCAAGTTCGAAGTCGGGGCTGACATTCTGCAGTACGCGGTTTCGCGCGAGCGACCCCCACCCAAGGGCCAGACCCATGTGATCAAGCCCCGATACCTGCTGGAGATCGCGACGTCGCAACCCTCTACGAATCCCGCGACCTTGCCCGGCGTTATTCCTCCTGAGATCAGCGGGACCGCTGCCCCCACATCGCCCGAAGGGCAGGAATACCTGCGAGTGCCGTCCGACGCCCGACGGATGACCGTCGGCCGATTGAAGATCGGCGATAACTGGGATCCCGAGCCAGGGGCCTGGCGAAGGCTCTCAACACTTCTTGCCAACGACTTCAGGTTGTTCGTTGAAGTCAAAGCCGTCGAACCCTCCCCCGCACAGCTTGCCGGCGTCAAACTCTTGCACTGGACGGGCACCTCCCGCGTGACACTGACCGACGCTCAACGGAAGGCAATCGACGGGTTCATTAAGGGGGGCGGAACGCTCGTGGTTGACGCGGCAGGGGGCTCGACCGACTTCGCCGATTCGGCATCCGCCGAACTCAAGGCGATTTTCGGAACGACAGGTGCCCTGCTGGCCGGCGACGATCCGGTCTACCGGTTGCGTGAAGCGAGGATCGACAAGTTCGAGTACCGGCGGTTCCTGTCCAGCCGTGTCACCGGAAAGCTCAACTCGCCGCGAATGATGGGGATCGATCGTGCCGGCCGAACGATCGTGTTCTTCAGCCGTGAAGACATCACCGGCGGCTGCGTCGGGCAGAACACCGACGGCATCGCCGGCTACAGCCCGGCGACCGCAACTGCGATCATGCGTAACGTGTCCCTGCTTGCGGCAAAGAGGTGA
- a CDS encoding carbon-nitrogen hydrolase, with amino-acid sequence MKKNTSKPRLSSSPVVQVGLTQMACSDDPRDNLRRQLKLVEEAAKNGAQIICTQELFKSLYFCQSEDHRFFKLAEPIPGESTQAFQKIAKKYKAVVIASLFERRAQGLYHNTAAIIDADGSLMGTYRKMHIPDDPLFYEKFYFTPGDQGFRTWNTKHGKIGVLICWDQWFPEGARLTAIQGAEILFYPTAIGWHPSEKAEYGKAQHESWELIQRSHAVANGCYVCAVNRIGHEHVTDAAGSRVSEEGLEFWGQTFVTSPNGQIAAKASVDKEQVLVVPCDLEKVEFSRTHWPFLRDRRVDAYGNMTKRFVDQSL; translated from the coding sequence ATGAAGAAAAACACGAGCAAACCGCGTCTATCCAGCTCTCCGGTCGTCCAGGTCGGATTGACCCAAATGGCCTGTTCGGACGATCCGAGGGACAACCTGCGTCGCCAGCTCAAGCTGGTGGAGGAAGCAGCCAAGAACGGCGCACAGATCATCTGCACACAGGAGCTCTTCAAGAGTCTGTATTTCTGCCAGAGCGAGGATCACCGCTTTTTCAAGCTAGCCGAACCCATTCCCGGCGAGAGCACGCAGGCATTCCAGAAGATCGCCAAGAAGTACAAAGCTGTCGTTATTGCCAGTCTTTTCGAACGGCGCGCACAGGGGCTCTACCACAATACCGCGGCGATCATCGACGCCGACGGTTCGCTCATGGGCACGTACCGGAAGATGCACATTCCCGATGATCCGCTCTTTTACGAGAAGTTTTACTTTACGCCCGGCGACCAGGGCTTCCGCACCTGGAATACAAAGCACGGAAAGATCGGCGTGCTGATCTGCTGGGATCAATGGTTCCCGGAAGGCGCACGGCTGACCGCAATCCAGGGAGCGGAGATCCTGTTCTACCCGACGGCGATCGGCTGGCACCCCAGCGAGAAGGCTGAGTATGGCAAGGCCCAGCACGAAAGCTGGGAGCTTATCCAGCGGAGTCACGCCGTCGCCAACGGCTGCTATGTTTGCGCTGTGAACCGAATCGGCCACGAGCATGTGACCGATGCCGCCGGCAGTCGGGTGAGCGAGGAAGGGCTGGAGTTTTGGGGACAGACGTTCGTGACATCGCCCAACGGCCAGATTGCCGCCAAGGCGAGCGTGGACAAGGAGCAGGTGCTGGTGGTGCCGTGCGACCTGGAGAAGGTGGAGTTCAGTCGCACACACTGGCCGTTCCTGCGCGACCGTCGCGTCGACGCATATGGAAACATGACCAAGCGATTCGTCGACCAGTCGCTATGA
- a CDS encoding type II secretion system protein, whose product MRRRTSVRGFSIIELLVVVGIISILIAILLPTAGRAREISRRSVCASNLRNIGTAARAFAMDHNGIYPIGYATNESGFKRLLSGISMDPLLMKDEATWKLYGVPLSEWTKYGAPDTTWKCPAFEKDLSRYNVPGGAPTPGEAWGPLLMMDYMYLGGLSSKSAFVGTKSRARWGLLQPALTIHDPKPEERLLAADVVFYAGKSGWGRLYQVNHPNSALEQQVDYQGVLYGDGHVAANNMRLFPNRIDSETGRYSFLHDNSSGGSRGYYFWGPGMSYTPGLAVPPPAPPPPPPTSPPTTPPPPTTPPPPPPPPPPGTTSPLP is encoded by the coding sequence ATGCGTCGCCGTACGTCTGTTCGCGGGTTTTCGATCATCGAGCTACTGGTGGTCGTTGGCATCATCTCCATCCTGATTGCCATACTGCTCCCCACAGCCGGCCGGGCCAGGGAGATCTCACGTCGATCGGTTTGTGCCTCCAACCTGCGCAATATCGGAACGGCCGCTCGGGCCTTTGCGATGGATCACAACGGTATTTACCCCATCGGCTATGCCACGAACGAGTCCGGCTTTAAGCGACTGCTATCGGGCATCAGCATGGATCCGCTGCTGATGAAGGACGAGGCGACCTGGAAGCTGTACGGGGTACCACTTTCGGAATGGACGAAGTACGGGGCCCCGGACACCACATGGAAGTGCCCGGCTTTCGAGAAGGATCTCAGCCGCTACAACGTCCCCGGTGGTGCTCCCACGCCCGGTGAGGCCTGGGGTCCCCTTCTGATGATGGATTACATGTACCTCGGCGGTCTGAGCAGCAAGTCGGCGTTCGTCGGGACCAAGAGCCGGGCACGGTGGGGCCTGCTGCAGCCCGCGCTGACGATCCATGATCCCAAGCCGGAAGAACGCTTGCTCGCCGCCGACGTCGTGTTCTATGCGGGCAAGAGCGGGTGGGGACGGCTTTACCAGGTGAATCATCCCAACAGCGCGCTCGAGCAACAGGTGGATTACCAGGGCGTGCTGTACGGCGACGGGCACGTGGCCGCGAACAACATGAGATTGTTCCCGAACCGGATCGATTCGGAGACCGGGCGGTACTCGTTCCTGCACGACAACTCCAGTGGAGGCAGCAGGGGCTATTACTTCTGGGGCCCCGGCATGTCGTACACACCCGGGCTGGCCGTTCCGCCGCCCGCACCGCCGCCGCCCCCTCCCACGTCGCCTCCGACCACGCCGCCTCCCCCGACAACACCGCCGCCCCCTCCTCCGCCGCCGCCTCCGGGAACGACCAGTCCGCTCCCATGA
- a CDS encoding tetratricopeptide repeat protein, which produces MRGPVLSSFVIALACGAAALPADVAAPPAAGAGQQSAPDEITRLIDQLSDGDFDAREAAAKRLMEVGITARPALEEATRSDNPELAGRARAILRKLPWHADTDPDAVKQALKLYSTNNPDGQWAQAVMQMRQLPDGVGGDALVRLVRGEIDPQRRWIIAANVKAMAKNADLLKAVRSLETERTNAPALWLAAVGWMPRDARKAIGLHAAAADIELANPTPQQGGSVAGTMLSELQKVYERTRRSAAAADLLRRWNTVRPSQELVDALFALHANTPDLPKFADDVRQFPRPLDSALTWYTYAQFIDRAGLDFGGGSLRFVAGVLSGSLPTPGGSIAERNRSLQARRYQTGTFLLERRWVESAEQELRGVLALADAPNDVYSVNVHFRLASIAAGRKDDAQAAKEYEEALSAWEGAGGILTAETDGEQVAGDEALIVMKSIMHRYGLRAARKAGANDDLVRHATALADLGEKGRLGGVRGNDPDLAIDAVTSLREAGQKELASRLFAQAYAASKALLDMNPDDPRRMNTLAWLCARCGERLEEAEALMAKALKLAPENPAYLDTAAEVQFQFGRFDKAIELSEKAIKLAPEARELKDQMERFKAGQKQAGDGKRARGQ; this is translated from the coding sequence ATGCGGGGACCCGTTCTTTCATCGTTCGTGATCGCCCTTGCCTGCGGCGCTGCAGCGTTGCCTGCCGATGTGGCCGCGCCGCCGGCTGCGGGAGCCGGGCAGCAATCGGCACCCGACGAGATTACCCGGCTCATTGATCAGCTCTCCGATGGGGACTTTGATGCGCGAGAAGCGGCTGCCAAACGGCTGATGGAAGTCGGCATCACGGCGCGACCGGCGCTGGAAGAAGCAACCCGATCCGACAACCCCGAGCTGGCCGGCCGTGCGCGGGCGATCCTTCGCAAGCTACCATGGCACGCAGACACAGATCCCGACGCGGTAAAGCAGGCGCTCAAGCTCTACAGCACCAACAATCCCGACGGACAGTGGGCTCAGGCCGTCATGCAGATGCGGCAGCTACCCGACGGCGTCGGGGGCGACGCGCTGGTACGACTCGTCAGGGGCGAAATCGATCCCCAGCGGCGGTGGATCATCGCCGCCAACGTCAAGGCGATGGCCAAGAACGCCGATCTGCTGAAGGCGGTACGAAGCCTCGAAACCGAGCGGACCAATGCGCCGGCGCTCTGGCTGGCGGCGGTAGGGTGGATGCCCCGAGACGCCCGCAAAGCCATCGGACTGCACGCGGCCGCCGCCGACATTGAACTTGCCAACCCCACGCCTCAGCAGGGGGGATCCGTCGCCGGCACCATGTTGTCGGAACTGCAGAAGGTGTATGAGCGTACCAGGCGGTCGGCCGCGGCGGCCGATCTTCTCCGCCGGTGGAATACGGTCCGGCCGTCTCAGGAGTTGGTTGACGCACTGTTTGCCCTGCACGCCAACACCCCTGACCTGCCAAAGTTCGCCGACGATGTCAGGCAGTTTCCGCGCCCCTTGGACTCGGCGTTGACTTGGTACACGTACGCACAGTTCATCGACCGCGCAGGGCTCGACTTCGGTGGGGGATCGCTGCGGTTTGTTGCGGGAGTCCTGAGCGGCAGCCTGCCCACGCCCGGGGGATCGATCGCCGAACGGAATCGAAGTCTTCAGGCCCGACGCTACCAGACCGGAACGTTCCTCCTCGAGCGCCGCTGGGTCGAATCGGCGGAACAGGAGTTGCGCGGGGTTCTGGCGCTGGCCGACGCACCCAATGACGTTTACTCAGTGAACGTGCACTTCCGGCTGGCGTCCATCGCCGCCGGTCGTAAAGACGATGCCCAAGCGGCGAAGGAGTACGAGGAAGCGTTGTCTGCCTGGGAAGGCGCAGGCGGCATTCTGACGGCCGAGACCGACGGCGAACAGGTTGCCGGCGACGAGGCGCTGATCGTGATGAAGTCGATTATGCACCGTTACGGCCTTCGCGCCGCACGAAAGGCCGGCGCCAACGACGATCTCGTCCGCCATGCCACCGCGCTGGCCGATCTGGGGGAGAAAGGCCGTCTCGGGGGCGTTCGCGGAAATGACCCCGACCTTGCCATCGACGCGGTCACCTCCCTGCGTGAGGCAGGCCAGAAAGAGCTGGCCTCTAGGCTGTTCGCCCAGGCGTACGCCGCGAGCAAAGCCCTGCTGGACATGAACCCGGACGATCCCCGGCGAATGAACACCCTCGCATGGCTGTGTGCTCGATGCGGCGAAAGGCTGGAGGAGGCCGAAGCGTTGATGGCCAAGGCGCTCAAACTGGCACCCGAAAACCCCGCGTATCTTGATACGGCGGCCGAGGTGCAGTTCCAGTTTGGCCGATTCGACAAGGCTATCGAGCTATCAGAGAAAGCAATCAAGCTCGCCCCCGAGGCACGGGAACTAAAAGACCAGATGGAACGCTTCAAAGCGGGACAGAAGCAGGCCGGTGATGGGAAACGGGCTCGGGGGCAATAG
- a CDS encoding DUF1501 domain-containing protein has translation MNTDIHPLLKTTRRHFFRDCGVGVGKIALASLLTDRLGSRFASATTADNTGEAARGAAGSVRGVMTPKASHFPGKAKAVIQLFMAGAPSQLDLFDYKPELVKLEGKPLPPSVYGNQRYAFIRPDAAVMGPRFKFNKYGKSGLEIADVLPHLGTVADDICVIRSMKTDQFNHAPAQIFMNTGFSQPGRPSMGSWVTYGLGSEAANLPAFVVMSTGRGISGGAANWSSGFLPTVYSGVRFRNSGDPILNVSSPAGVDAKLQRDTLDLIGQLNRKRLTADNDPEIATRIASYEMAYQLQSSAPELMDLNSENKATLEMYGCDPAKPSFARACLLARRMVERGVRFISIYHEGWDAHSNVAGNHGNNCKETDQGSAALVKDLKARGLLDETLVVWGGEFGRTPMVESNPSLNRSQGRDHHPSAYTMWMAGGGINAGIQYGKSDDLGFHIAENEVHVHDLQATIMHCLGLDHERLTFRSQGRDFRLTDVHGHVVKNILV, from the coding sequence ATGAACACTGACATCCATCCACTCCTGAAAACCACCCGCCGACACTTCTTCCGCGACTGCGGCGTCGGTGTGGGGAAGATCGCGCTGGCGTCGCTGCTGACCGACCGCCTCGGCTCGCGCTTCGCCAGCGCGACGACGGCCGACAACACCGGCGAAGCCGCGCGCGGTGCGGCGGGCTCGGTGCGCGGCGTGATGACGCCCAAGGCGTCTCACTTTCCCGGTAAGGCCAAGGCGGTCATCCAGCTGTTCATGGCCGGTGCGCCGTCCCAGCTCGATCTGTTCGACTACAAGCCGGAACTGGTAAAGCTGGAAGGCAAACCGTTGCCGCCGTCTGTTTACGGCAACCAGCGTTACGCGTTCATTCGCCCCGACGCCGCCGTCATGGGGCCCCGGTTCAAGTTCAACAAGTATGGTAAGTCGGGCCTCGAAATCGCCGACGTTCTGCCGCATCTCGGCACGGTTGCCGACGACATTTGCGTGATCCGGTCGATGAAGACGGACCAGTTCAATCACGCCCCGGCGCAGATCTTCATGAACACCGGGTTCTCACAGCCCGGCCGGCCGAGCATGGGGTCCTGGGTGACCTACGGCCTGGGATCAGAGGCGGCCAATCTGCCCGCGTTCGTCGTCATGTCGACCGGAAGAGGCATCAGCGGCGGGGCGGCCAACTGGTCGAGCGGCTTCCTGCCCACCGTCTATTCGGGCGTGCGATTCCGCAACTCCGGCGACCCGATCCTCAATGTTTCCAGCCCGGCTGGCGTCGATGCCAAGCTGCAACGCGACACGCTCGACCTCATCGGCCAGCTCAACCGCAAACGTCTCACCGCCGACAATGACCCGGAAATCGCCACGCGCATTGCCAGCTACGAGATGGCGTATCAGCTTCAGTCGTCGGCGCCGGAGCTGATGGACCTGAATTCCGAGAACAAAGCCACCTTGGAGATGTACGGCTGCGACCCGGCGAAGCCCTCGTTCGCCCGTGCGTGCCTTCTCGCCCGCCGGATGGTCGAGCGTGGCGTGCGCTTCATCTCGATTTACCACGAAGGCTGGGACGCCCACTCCAATGTCGCCGGCAACCACGGCAACAACTGCAAGGAAACCGATCAGGGCTCGGCCGCCCTCGTGAAAGACCTCAAGGCACGAGGCCTGCTCGATGAGACGCTGGTCGTCTGGGGCGGCGAGTTCGGCCGCACGCCGATGGTCGAGAGCAATCCGTCCCTCAACCGCAGCCAGGGACGCGATCATCACCCGTCGGCGTACACCATGTGGATGGCCGGCGGCGGCATCAACGCCGGCATTCAGTACGGCAAGTCAGACGACCTCGGCTTCCATATTGCCGAGAACGAAGTCCATGTTCACGACCTGCAGGCGACCATCATGCACTGCCTGGGCCTGGACCACGAACGACTGACGTTCCGGTCACAGGGCCGCGACTTCCGCCTGACGGACGTTCACGGGCACGTGGTGAAGAACATCCTGGTGTAG